From one Candidatus Neomarinimicrobiota bacterium genomic stretch:
- the dacB gene encoding D-alanyl-D-alanine carboxypeptidase/D-alanyl-D-alanine-endopeptidase — protein MKRTALIISVIIFCSSLTFGETPAELTERLARETEALKHAQWSVYAMYADNGEVIIDHHSDESLAAASGLKLVTTAAALLELGENFRFKTELAYKGDINKRGVLDGDLIVIGGGDPVLGSDWLKTAIQMDSLKVMLVQTVEKAGIQSVKGDLILDVSIFDDQVLPDDWIWTDIGNYYGAGVWGLNIANNLYHLTFRPGDKEGDPAPVIDLSPRIPGLSFINHMKTGPEGSGDQGYIYCPPRGKTAYLRGTVPAGFEDFTIRGSMPNPPEWMGHWLKEALMRAGIEVRGKVNVTETPTDREGFHSLLIISSPPLREIIEVTNKRSVNLFTEVLLKMTALHHSGESSTSAGTRTVREIFTERGLELDGFRMKDGSGLSRSNMVRTSHFAHILAYMSQTPLARTYMESFSLCGSDEEPGWLKNFGRGTPVEMNARIKTGYIEAVRSHSGYVTSRSGRLITFSMMCNNFTGSTGPINEIHEKIVISLAELR, from the coding sequence GTGAAACGGACAGCACTCATTATCAGCGTAATAATCTTTTGTTCATCTCTCACTTTCGGAGAAACGCCGGCAGAGCTTACGGAACGGCTTGCCCGGGAAACAGAGGCTCTTAAACATGCTCAATGGAGCGTGTATGCCATGTATGCCGATAACGGAGAAGTCATTATTGACCACCATTCGGATGAGAGTCTGGCAGCGGCATCGGGGCTCAAGCTGGTGACAACGGCAGCAGCCTTGCTGGAACTGGGTGAAAATTTTCGATTTAAAACAGAACTGGCATATAAGGGGGATATCAATAAGCGCGGAGTGCTGGACGGAGATCTGATTGTCATCGGCGGAGGAGATCCGGTTTTAGGTTCAGACTGGTTGAAAACTGCTATTCAGATGGATTCGCTGAAAGTCATGCTGGTACAGACCGTTGAAAAAGCCGGAATTCAGTCTGTAAAAGGAGATCTGATTTTGGATGTGAGTATCTTTGATGATCAGGTTTTACCCGATGATTGGATCTGGACCGATATCGGCAATTATTACGGAGCCGGGGTTTGGGGATTGAATATTGCCAACAATCTGTATCATCTGACATTCCGTCCCGGTGATAAAGAAGGGGATCCTGCACCGGTGATCGATCTTTCTCCCCGGATTCCCGGACTTTCCTTTATCAATCACATGAAAACAGGTCCCGAAGGATCCGGCGATCAGGGATACATTTACTGTCCTCCCAGAGGAAAAACAGCCTATCTCAGGGGGACTGTCCCTGCAGGCTTTGAGGATTTTACAATTCGAGGCTCCATGCCAAATCCCCCGGAATGGATGGGACATTGGTTAAAAGAAGCCCTGATGCGTGCCGGCATTGAAGTCCGGGGAAAGGTAAATGTAACAGAAACACCAACAGACCGGGAAGGATTTCATTCACTCCTGATCATCTCTTCCCCTCCTCTCCGGGAAATCATTGAGGTCACAAACAAGCGAAGTGTCAATCTTTTTACGGAAGTGCTTTTAAAGATGACGGCTCTCCACCATTCCGGTGAGAGCAGTACATCTGCAGGAACCCGGACGGTCCGGGAAATTTTTACGGAACGGGGACTGGAATTGGATGGGTTCCGGATGAAGGACGGGAGCGGATTATCCCGATCCAATATGGTTCGGACATCCCATTTCGCACACATTCTGGCCTATATGTCCCAAACACCCCTTGCCCGGACTTATATGGAATCTTTTTCTCTCTGCGGATCGGATGAAGAGCCGGGCTGGTTGAAAAATTTCGGCCGCGGGACTCCCGTAGAAATGAATGCCCGGATAAAAACCGGCTATATTGAAGCGGTCCGCTCCCATTCCGGTTATGTGACATCCCGCTCCGGCAGGCTTATCACTTTTTCTATGATGTGCAACAACTTTACAGGCTCTACCGGACCCATTAACGAAATCCATGAGAAAATTGTCATTTCCCTGGCAGAATTGAGATGA
- the carA gene encoding glutamine-hydrolyzing carbamoyl-phosphate synthase small subunit has product MKHERSAKIILENGMEFTGKSFGYERSVSGEIVFNTAMTGYPESLTDPSYKGQILVSTYPLIGNYGVPAPEEKEGLHAYYESDRIHVSALIISDYSFNYHHWNAAKSLQEWLIEHKIPGVYDIDTRALTQILREKGTMLGKILIDGDTEWYDPSGENLVEKVSVESPLTYGSGRYHIALIDCGVKNNIIRQLLRFDTKVTRLPWDFDVTRESFDGIFLTNGPGDPKQCGKTIGNLKKALQNEVPVFGICLGSQLMALAAGADTYKLKYGHRSHNQPVQQKGTFRCYITSQNHGYAVDPDSIPPEWEIYFENVNDGTVEGIIHKEKPFFSTQFHPEASGGPTDTQFLFEEFITRIKSRYDG; this is encoded by the coding sequence ATGAAACACGAACGCAGCGCAAAAATTATTTTAGAAAACGGTATGGAATTTACGGGTAAGTCTTTTGGATATGAACGCTCTGTTTCAGGTGAAATTGTTTTTAACACGGCGATGACCGGATATCCGGAGAGCCTGACCGATCCTTCCTATAAAGGGCAGATTCTTGTATCCACCTATCCGTTAATCGGTAATTACGGCGTACCGGCACCGGAAGAGAAAGAAGGGCTCCATGCCTATTATGAATCGGACCGGATTCATGTTTCAGCGCTGATTATTTCCGATTATTCCTTTAATTATCACCACTGGAACGCTGCAAAAAGTCTTCAGGAGTGGCTTATCGAGCACAAAATCCCCGGAGTGTATGACATAGACACCCGGGCTTTGACCCAGATTCTCCGGGAGAAGGGGACCATGCTGGGAAAAATTCTCATAGACGGCGATACGGAATGGTATGATCCTTCCGGGGAAAACCTGGTGGAAAAGGTGAGCGTGGAAAGCCCTTTAACCTATGGATCAGGACGGTACCACATCGCTTTAATTGATTGTGGTGTGAAAAATAACATTATCCGGCAATTGCTGCGATTCGACACAAAAGTAACCCGTCTTCCCTGGGATTTTGATGTAACCCGTGAATCCTTTGACGGTATTTTTCTCACGAATGGTCCCGGTGATCCCAAACAATGCGGGAAAACCATTGGTAACCTGAAAAAAGCTCTGCAGAACGAAGTCCCCGTCTTTGGAATTTGTCTGGGATCCCAGCTTATGGCTCTGGCTGCAGGCGCTGATACCTATAAGCTGAAATACGGGCACAGGAGTCATAATCAGCCGGTGCAGCAGAAAGGGACTTTCAGATGTTACATTACCTCTCAGAATCATGGGTATGCCGTAGATCCTGATAGTATCCCTCCGGAATGGGAAATCTATTTTGAAAATGTCAACGACGGGACGGTGGAAGGAATCATCCACAAGGAAAAACCTTTCTTTTCAACCCAGTTTCATCCGGAAGCATCCGGAGGTCCGACCGACACTCAGTTTCTCTTTGAAGAATTTATCACACGAATAAAAAGCAGGTATGATGGATAA
- the carB gene encoding carbamoyl-phosphate synthase (glutamine-hydrolyzing) large subunit: MDKQIQKVLVLGSGALKIGEAGEFDYSGSQALKALKEEGIQTVLINPNIATVQTSEELADEIYFLPVTPHFVTRVIEKERPDGILLAFGGQTALNCGIALYKNGVFERYNIQVLGTPVRAIIDTEDRDIFVEKLREIGVSTARSMATSSVEEACQAAETLGYPVILRAAYALGGMGSGFASDEKELRRMAESAFSYSPQVLVEESLKGWKEIEYEVVRDQYDNCITVCNMENFDPLGIHTGESIVVAPSQTLTNSEYHKLRELSIRIIRHIGVIGECNVQYALDPDSEGYRVIEVNARLSRSSALASKATGYPLAFVAAKLGLGYGLHEIKNSVTQTTSAFFEPALDYIVCKIPRWDMEKFQGVSKKIGSSMKSVGEVMAIGRTFEEAIQKGLRMIGQGMHGFVGNRGFDVKDVDKALTEPTDMRIFVIAHALMNNYPVEKIHALTRIDHWFLEKLKNIVNLYTRLSEYKNLQAIPDLILLRAKQFGFSDFQIARAVLKSPNKVIENDLLRVREERNRRGIRPVVKQIDTLAGEFPAKTNYLYLTYNGLTHDVTYEQDGKSVIVLGSGAYRIGSSVEFDWSSVSALKTIHELGYRSVMINYNPETVSTDYDVCDRLYFDELTLERVMDIAELENPGGVVVSVGGQIPNNLAMRLYRQKIPVLGTSPVSIDNAENRHKFSAMLDRLGIDQPEWQELTSIEDIHRFVDMVDFPVLIRPSYVLSGAAMNVVSNRDELEHFLSLAANVSKEYPVVVSKFIEEAKEIEIDAVAKNGEMILYAISEHIEFAGVHSGDATIVFPPQKIYLETVRRIKKIARSIARELRISGPFNMQLLAKDNQIKVIECNLRASRSFPFVSKVLKVNFIDRATRVMLGEDIPPINKSIFDLDYVGVKASQFSFSRLAKADPVLGVDMSSTGEVGCLGEDVYDAVLKAMLSVGYRIPQKNILLSTGPLRSKVEMIISSRLLQEKGYKLYATKGTHDFLKKNGIKTTVLHWPDEDKKPNTLDYIREKKIDLVINIPKNLTTGELRNDYEIRRSAIDHNIPLITNARLASAFVYAMTRYREKDLSIRSWGEYV, encoded by the coding sequence ATGGATAAACAGATTCAGAAGGTCCTGGTATTAGGATCCGGCGCACTCAAAATCGGGGAAGCCGGTGAATTTGACTATTCCGGGTCTCAGGCACTGAAAGCTCTGAAAGAAGAAGGGATTCAGACCGTTCTGATAAACCCCAATATTGCCACGGTGCAAACCTCGGAAGAACTGGCGGATGAGATATATTTTCTTCCTGTAACACCCCACTTTGTCACACGGGTGATAGAAAAAGAGCGGCCTGATGGTATTTTACTGGCTTTTGGCGGACAGACGGCTCTCAATTGCGGCATTGCACTCTATAAAAACGGAGTGTTTGAAAGATACAATATTCAAGTTCTGGGAACGCCGGTCCGGGCAATTATTGACACGGAAGACAGAGACATCTTTGTTGAAAAACTCCGGGAAATTGGTGTCAGTACTGCCCGGAGTATGGCTACATCCTCAGTAGAAGAGGCTTGTCAAGCAGCCGAAACCCTGGGATATCCTGTCATACTCCGGGCGGCATACGCTCTGGGAGGCATGGGATCGGGGTTTGCTTCCGATGAAAAAGAACTCCGCCGAATGGCTGAATCGGCCTTTTCCTACAGCCCGCAGGTCCTGGTGGAAGAATCCCTTAAAGGCTGGAAGGAAATTGAATATGAAGTGGTTCGGGACCAATACGACAATTGCATTACAGTGTGCAATATGGAAAATTTTGATCCCCTCGGGATTCATACCGGAGAAAGTATTGTTGTGGCACCATCCCAGACACTTACCAACAGTGAATACCATAAACTCCGGGAACTCTCTATCCGGATTATCCGCCATATCGGAGTAATAGGGGAATGCAACGTACAATATGCCCTGGACCCCGACTCGGAGGGTTACCGCGTGATCGAAGTGAACGCCCGCCTTTCCCGTTCAAGTGCCCTGGCTTCAAAAGCCACCGGTTATCCCCTGGCTTTTGTGGCTGCAAAGCTGGGACTTGGATATGGTTTGCACGAGATAAAAAATTCTGTCACGCAAACCACATCCGCCTTTTTTGAGCCGGCTCTGGACTATATCGTATGCAAAATTCCCCGCTGGGATATGGAAAAATTCCAGGGAGTTTCCAAGAAAATCGGCAGCAGCATGAAAAGTGTGGGTGAGGTCATGGCCATTGGCCGGACCTTCGAAGAGGCAATCCAAAAGGGCCTCCGCATGATTGGTCAGGGAATGCACGGCTTTGTGGGCAACCGGGGTTTTGACGTGAAAGATGTGGACAAAGCCCTTACCGAACCAACCGATATGCGTATTTTTGTCATAGCCCATGCTCTGATGAATAACTATCCGGTGGAAAAAATTCATGCTCTGACCCGTATTGATCACTGGTTTCTTGAAAAGCTGAAAAACATTGTAAATCTATATACCCGGCTTTCAGAATATAAAAATCTTCAGGCGATTCCGGATTTGATACTTCTGCGGGCAAAACAGTTTGGTTTCTCTGATTTTCAAATAGCCCGGGCAGTTCTGAAAAGCCCGAACAAAGTCATTGAGAACGATTTGTTGCGTGTCCGGGAGGAACGGAATCGGCGGGGTATCCGTCCCGTGGTGAAGCAAATTGATACTCTGGCCGGAGAATTCCCGGCGAAAACCAATTATTTATACCTCACATATAACGGTCTGACTCACGACGTGACATACGAACAGGACGGAAAATCGGTTATTGTTCTCGGCTCAGGCGCTTACCGGATCGGCAGTTCGGTGGAGTTTGACTGGAGCAGTGTCAGTGCTCTGAAAACTATCCATGAACTGGGTTATCGGTCTGTCATGATCAATTACAATCCCGAAACGGTAAGTACGGATTACGATGTGTGTGACCGGCTTTATTTTGATGAATTGACTTTGGAACGGGTGATGGATATTGCAGAGCTGGAAAATCCCGGGGGAGTTGTTGTATCCGTAGGCGGTCAAATTCCCAATAATCTGGCTATGCGGCTTTACCGGCAGAAAATTCCGGTATTGGGAACGTCGCCCGTGTCTATCGACAATGCCGAGAATCGTCACAAATTTTCTGCTATGCTGGACCGGCTTGGGATTGATCAGCCCGAGTGGCAGGAACTCACAAGTATTGAGGATATTCACCGCTTTGTAGATATGGTGGATTTTCCCGTTCTCATCAGACCATCCTATGTCCTTTCCGGTGCGGCCATGAATGTGGTATCCAACCGGGATGAACTGGAGCACTTCCTTTCTCTTGCAGCAAATGTTTCCAAAGAATATCCTGTGGTTGTTTCCAAATTCATTGAGGAAGCAAAGGAGATTGAGATTGATGCCGTGGCAAAAAACGGCGAGATGATTCTTTATGCCATTTCAGAGCACATAGAATTTGCCGGAGTCCATTCAGGAGATGCCACAATTGTCTTTCCTCCACAGAAGATTTATCTGGAAACGGTCCGGCGGATCAAAAAAATAGCCCGGAGCATTGCCCGGGAACTCAGGATCTCCGGCCCCTTCAACATGCAACTCCTGGCAAAAGATAATCAGATTAAAGTGATTGAATGTAATCTTCGGGCATCCCGGAGCTTCCCTTTTGTTTCAAAGGTCTTGAAAGTGAATTTTATTGACCGGGCTACGCGTGTCATGTTGGGGGAGGATATTCCTCCCATAAACAAATCCATATTTGATTTGGATTATGTTGGGGTTAAAGCCTCTCAGTTCTCTTTTTCCAGGCTGGCCAAAGCCGATCCGGTGCTGGGTGTGGATATGTCTTCCACCGGGGAAGTGGGATGCCTGGGAGAGGATGTGTACGATGCCGTTTTGAAAGCCATGCTGTCTGTCGGCTACCGGATTCCGCAAAAAAACATTCTTTTATCCACAGGTCCGCTCCGGTCCAAGGTTGAAATGATAATCAGCAGCCGGCTGCTTCAGGAGAAAGGCTATAAGCTTTATGCCACGAAGGGGACCCATGATTTTCTGAAGAAAAACGGGATAAAAACGACAGTCCTCCATTGGCCGGATGAGGATAAAAAGCCTAATACTCTGGATTATATCCGGGAGAAAAAGATTGATTTGGTTATCAATATTCCCAAAAACCTGACGACGGGTGAACTCCGGAACGATTATGAAATCCGACGGAGTGCCATTGATCATAATATTCCCCTCATTACCAATGCCCGGCTGGCCAGTGCTTTTGTCTATGCTATGACCCGCTACAGAGAAAAGGATCTGAGTATACGGAGCTGGGGAGAATATGTTTAG
- a CDS encoding family 10 glycosylhydrolase gives MKCRIFTVLLILILVVQAFGAELNNREFRTAWVIIWNYMVSSTNTEASIEKNKARTREILDNMKAANMNAVLWHVRRAGEVYYQSDYEPWGTYTNNSYPGYDPLQYAIEQAHARGMELHAWFNTFATASLAKGAPAQKHPNWVCRDRDGNPMRDNLCLSPGLAEVREYTRDVVLEIVNKYDIDGIHFDYVRWNEYSNSKTGLEWALYVKEHNLADGYIPPEEVIYDLTKNKGGRYLYDVEHPYSGGVPEGYSSWENYWRGSVNRFIELVADSVRQVKPWVKISAAALGRYKAGGTASWNGYYSVYQDAAKWFNEGWVNHLMPMHYHWTTGLTFANELKTDWYPNIGPGLEAGYHYTAGPASYILLDYNIWSNHRSIVNDTRDLGWTHGFQFFSYGSWESYPDSWEWAKKNIFHRPVKPPVAEFMGYPVPAVPVITLIQDDTSRYRIHVEPGELDQPHWFAVYRQQSPDFDPDTSAIFRIVRSDSTFDIPLYFDPKMPHPETWKFTVTSLNRAWMESGLSNMVETEALPMYPPAVTWHNIAPNEMNVPIHQHLLITFDYPVDPETFSSALSISPTADMAIEWREDLKAVTLTFPEQLQYGTPYQLRVEPSAVGLYNRVPLDGNRDGYGGDAFVLDFTTEPADTEGPVVDTQSLWPRPGSAEITGFSVNGLISIPFNEIIDSSTVHRALTITETPVGIPDTLDPPAVAWKVTTANNQSVFTLKSCTEFIPDCEYTISLSQDLKDLKGNALSEPYEMTFTTQNRHLADSRYIDRMFARGTWNKPQMSPYTYGINESVTNFWYTEEFFVPGQTPEKSGYLTYLWDPDTTDGFLSVELVDGVPAIRTMDSTKTLHVFIYSDGSENLFRICLKEMTGGVLTGLEVSKWDTLNWLGWKLFEWPLNDPSVVGTWAAGGGDGILNGDEYLIHSFQMRRTPESALYGTIGVDNFYQVVYGDGRLTGLEKPVQVPLDYALGNNYPNPFNPVTTIPFVIPHDVSVTLDVLDVTGRRVAVIHEGFITAGRHSVVFNASHLASGIYVLRLRADGIQKIQKMVLMK, from the coding sequence ATGAAATGTCGGATATTTACTGTGTTGCTCATTCTGATTTTAGTGGTTCAGGCCTTTGGTGCCGAATTGAACAACCGGGAGTTCAGGACGGCCTGGGTGATCATCTGGAATTACATGGTTTCTTCAACGAATACAGAGGCGTCAATTGAAAAGAACAAGGCCAGGACGCGTGAGATTCTGGACAATATGAAGGCGGCAAACATGAATGCTGTTCTCTGGCATGTCCGGAGGGCAGGGGAAGTTTATTATCAATCCGATTATGAACCCTGGGGGACATACACCAATAACAGTTACCCCGGCTACGACCCTCTTCAGTATGCCATTGAACAGGCCCATGCAAGGGGTATGGAGCTCCATGCCTGGTTTAACACCTTTGCCACAGCTTCTCTGGCAAAAGGTGCGCCGGCACAAAAACATCCCAATTGGGTATGCCGGGACCGTGACGGAAATCCCATGCGGGATAACCTGTGTTTGTCTCCCGGACTGGCAGAAGTGCGGGAATATACCCGGGATGTGGTGTTGGAAATTGTCAATAAATATGATATAGACGGAATCCACTTCGACTATGTCCGCTGGAATGAATACAGCAATTCCAAAACCGGCCTGGAATGGGCCCTGTATGTGAAAGAGCACAACCTTGCCGACGGCTATATTCCTCCTGAAGAGGTGATTTACGACCTGACAAAAAACAAAGGCGGCCGTTACCTTTATGATGTTGAGCATCCCTATAGCGGGGGTGTGCCGGAAGGATACAGCTCCTGGGAAAATTACTGGCGTGGTTCAGTGAACCGGTTTATTGAACTGGTGGCGGATTCAGTCCGGCAGGTGAAACCCTGGGTGAAAATATCGGCCGCAGCCCTGGGACGCTATAAAGCCGGGGGGACCGCCAGCTGGAACGGGTATTACAGTGTTTACCAGGATGCGGCAAAATGGTTCAATGAAGGATGGGTGAATCATCTGATGCCTATGCACTATCACTGGACGACGGGACTCACGTTTGCCAATGAACTCAAAACAGACTGGTATCCCAATATAGGTCCGGGACTCGAAGCCGGGTATCACTATACAGCCGGACCGGCGTCTTATATCCTTCTGGATTATAATATCTGGTCAAACCACCGGAGTATCGTGAATGACACCCGTGATCTTGGCTGGACACATGGTTTTCAGTTTTTTAGTTATGGAAGCTGGGAAAGCTACCCTGACAGCTGGGAGTGGGCGAAAAAGAATATTTTCCACCGGCCCGTCAAACCACCGGTCGCGGAGTTTATGGGATATCCTGTACCGGCTGTTCCGGTCATTACTCTTATTCAGGATGATACATCCCGGTATCGCATTCATGTGGAACCGGGCGAATTGGATCAACCGCACTGGTTTGCCGTCTATCGTCAGCAGAGTCCGGATTTTGACCCCGATACCTCGGCAATTTTCCGGATCGTCCGTTCAGATTCCACCTTTGATATCCCTCTCTATTTTGATCCCAAAATGCCCCATCCCGAAACCTGGAAATTTACCGTTACCAGCCTGAACAGGGCCTGGATGGAAAGCGGTTTGTCCAATATGGTTGAAACGGAAGCGCTCCCCATGTATCCTCCGGCCGTCACCTGGCATAACATTGCCCCGAATGAAATGAATGTCCCCATCCATCAGCATCTTTTGATTACCTTTGACTATCCTGTGGATCCTGAGACATTCTCATCGGCCTTGTCCATCTCTCCAACAGCGGATATGGCCATTGAATGGCGGGAGGATCTGAAGGCTGTTACCCTCACTTTTCCTGAACAATTGCAGTATGGCACACCCTATCAGCTCCGTGTGGAACCATCCGCCGTGGGGCTTTATAACCGGGTCCCACTGGATGGGAACAGGGACGGCTACGGCGGTGATGCCTTTGTCCTCGATTTTACCACGGAGCCGGCGGACACGGAAGGACCCGTTGTGGATACGCAGAGCCTGTGGCCACGTCCCGGATCAGCGGAAATCACGGGGTTTTCCGTCAATGGCTTAATTTCGATTCCTTTTAACGAAATCATTGACAGTTCAACCGTTCACCGGGCCTTGACTATTACAGAAACACCGGTGGGAATTCCGGATACCCTGGATCCTCCGGCCGTGGCATGGAAAGTGACAACGGCGAATAATCAATCGGTATTCACCTTGAAATCCTGTACGGAATTTATTCCGGACTGCGAATACACCATCAGCCTGAGCCAGGATCTGAAGGATCTGAAAGGAAATGCACTTTCTGAGCCGTATGAAATGACATTCACAACCCAAAACCGCCATTTGGCCGATTCCAGGTATATTGACCGCATGTTTGCCCGGGGAACCTGGAACAAGCCCCAAATGTCTCCCTATACCTACGGGATCAATGAAAGCGTAACCAATTTCTGGTACACGGAGGAATTTTTCGTGCCCGGACAGACTCCGGAAAAGAGCGGTTATCTGACATATCTGTGGGATCCTGACACAACGGACGGGTTTTTGTCCGTTGAACTGGTGGATGGTGTGCCTGCCATACGTACCATGGACTCTACAAAAACGCTCCATGTTTTTATTTACAGTGATGGAAGTGAGAATCTCTTCCGCATTTGCTTAAAAGAAATGACAGGCGGAGTGCTTACCGGGTTGGAAGTTTCCAAATGGGATACGCTGAACTGGCTGGGCTGGAAACTCTTCGAATGGCCGCTGAATGATCCTTCTGTTGTAGGAACCTGGGCCGCAGGTGGCGGTGATGGAATCCTGAACGGCGATGAATACCTGATTCACAGCTTTCAGATGCGGCGGACACCGGAAAGTGCCCTTTACGGGACTATCGGGGTGGATAATTTTTACCAGGTGGTTTATGGGGATGGCCGTCTGACAGGTCTTGAGAAACCGGTACAGGTTCCCCTGGATTATGCCTTGGGGAATAACTATCCCAATCCCTTTAACCCCGTGACAACTATTCCTTTTGTCATACCCCATGATGTTTCGGTCACGCTGGATGTGTTGGATGTAACTGGCCGCCGGGTTGCGGTTATCCATGAGGGCTTTATCACGGCAGGGCGCCAT